The genomic window TTCTTTGGGGTAACTATAGGGTAGCTTTGCATTAGGTTTAATCCGTTTTTTTGTGTGTGTAATTCTTCCCACTAAACCACAGGATGTCAAAATTATATAAATTTTTAAATTGACTTTGTAATTCAAATGAAAGATTCGATCAGTTTTGTTCTCTTACACTTGCAACTTATCGAAAATAGTCCCATCATTGTTGTAGATACCTATCAAACCACTCAAAAATTCTTCTATTCCTTTCAGCGCAATGTGTGTTCAAACCGTGATCACCTTTTGGAAAAATAACTAATTCGTGAACATTACCGGATTCTTTTAACCTTTCAGAAAGCTTTTTAGCTTGGCTTACTTTTACTCTCCAGTCGTTTCCGCCATGAAGAATTAAAATAGGAACATTTATTTTTTCTGGCCAATAAAATGCTGAGCGTTTTTTCCATTCATTTTTATCCATTCCAACTAGTTCTCTAATCACATTTTTCATTCCCTCTTCTCTTTCACTATAAGTCTGAGTTAGATCAGTAACGCCACCTACGACTGCCGCAGCCTTTATCTCGGCATCATGCTTTATTGCTAAATACATCATCATGCCGCCTCTTGAAAATCCCAACATTACAATTTTATTTGGAACCGTAAATGGCAGACTTTTTGCTAAAGGTATTAGGTTTAAAACGTCATCAATATCTTTACCTCCAAATTCTTCGTGTCCTTCACCTCCTTCATTTCCTCTATACTGAGAGGCTATTACGACATAATTATTAGAGGCCA from Deltaproteobacteria bacterium includes these protein-coding regions:
- a CDS encoding prolyl oligopeptidase family serine peptidase; the protein is MGYREKFRGGRLKSVGFILKLKDEGSKFPVIIFNRGGNREFDKITVRKLKYLSYLASNNYVVIASQYRGNEGGEGHEEFGGKDIDDVLNLIPLAKSLPFTVPNKIVMLGFSRGGMMMYLAIKHDAEIKAAAVVGGVTDLTQTYSEREEGMKNVIRELVGMDKNEWKKRSAFYWPEKINVPILILHGGNDWRVKVSQAKKLSERLKESGNVHELVIFPKGDHGLNTHCAERNRRIFEWFDRYLQQ